A genomic region of Antennarius striatus isolate MH-2024 chromosome 4, ASM4005453v1, whole genome shotgun sequence contains the following coding sequences:
- the nr2f2 gene encoding COUP transcription factor 2 isoform X1: MAMVVWRGSQDDVADTQGALSSQTQGGLSLPTPQPGQLNLTASQVAPPTPQTPVQGPPNNTQSTPTNQTTQQSEKQPQHIECVVCGDKSSGKHYGQFTCEGCKSFFKRSVRRNLTYTCRANRNCPIDQHHRNQCQYCRLKKCLKVGMRREVSLFTAAVQRGRVPPTQPHHGQFALTNGDPLHCHSYLSGYISLLLRAEPYPTSRYGSQCMQPNNIMGIENICELAARMLFSAVEWARNIPFFPDLQITDQVALLRLTWSELFVLNAAQCSMPLHVAPLLAAAGLHASPMSADRVVAFMDHIRIFQEQVEKLKALHVDSAEYSCLKAIVLFTTDACGLSDVAHVESLQEKSQCALEEYVRSQYPNQPTRFGKLLLRLPSLRTVSSSVIEQLFFVRLVGKTPIETLIRDMLLSGSSFNWPYMSIQ; this comes from the exons ATGGCAATGGTAGTGTGGAGAGGCTCCCAGGACGATGTGGCTGACACCCAAGGCGCCCTTTCCTCGCAAACCCAAGGAGGACTATCTCTTCCTACCCCTCAACCAGGCCAGTTGAATCTGACAGCCTCTCAGGTCGCCCCTCCGACCCCTCAGACTCCGGTCCAAGGACCCCCGAACAACACACAGTCCACGCCGACGAACCAGACGACGCAGCAGTCGGAGAAACAGCCACAGCACATCGAATGTGTGGTCTGTGGGGATAAATCCAGTGGCAAACACTATGGCCAGTTTACTTGCGAGGGGTGCAAAAGCTTCTTCAAACGGAGCGTACGACGGAACCTCACCTACACATGCCGTGCCAACAGGAATTGTCCAATCGACCAACACCACCGCAATCAGTGTCAGTACTGCCGCCTCAAAAAATGCCTTAAAGTCGGCATGAGACGGGAAG TTTCTCTTTTTACTGCAGCCGTGCAAAGGGGACGGGTGCCACCCACGCAGCCACACCATGGTCAGTTCGCCTTGACAAATGGAGACCCACTGCACTGCCATTCCTACTTATCCGGATATATCTCTCTTCTGTTGAGAGCGGAGCCCTACCCAACGTCCCGGTATGGCAGTCAATGCATGCAGCCCAACAATATCATGGGCATAGAGAACATTTGTGAACTGGCAGCCAGGATGCTCTTCAGCGCCGTGGAGTGGGCCAGGAATATTCCCTTCTTTCCAGACCTTCAGATCACAGACCAGGTGGCTCTGCTGAGGTTGACGTGGAGTGAGTTATTTGTGCTCAACGCCGCGCAGTGCTCCATGCCCCTGCATGTGGCTCCTCTCCTGGCGGCGGCTGGCCTTCACGCCTCCCCCATGTCTGCGGACAGAGTGGTGGCCTTTATGGACCACATTAGGATCTTCCAAGAACAAGTGGAAAAGCTGAAAGCTTTGCACGTTGACTCTGCCGAATATAGCTGCTTAAAAGCAATTGTGCTCTTCACTACAG ATGCTTGTGGGCTCTCAGATGTGGCCCATGTGGAAAGTTTGCAGGAGAAGTCCCAGTGCGCCCTGGAGGAATATGTCCGGAGCCAGTATCCCAACCAGCCAACACGGTTTGGGAAGTTGTTACTCCGCTTGCCTTCCCTCCGCACAGTCTCTTCCTCGGTCATAGAACAGTTATTTTTCGTCCGATTGGTAGGTAAAACCCCAATTGAAACTCTCATCAGGGATATGTTGCTTTCGGGGAGCAGTTTTAACTGGCCGTACATGTCCATTCAGTAA
- the nr2f2 gene encoding COUP transcription factor 2 isoform X2 encodes MAMVVWRGSQDDVADTQGALSSQTQGGLSLPTPQPGQLNLTASQVAPPTPQTPVQGPPNNTQSTPTNQTTQQSEKQPQHIECVVCGDKSSGKHYGQFTCEGCKSFFKRSVRRNLTYTCRANRNCPIDQHHRNQCQYCRLKKCLKVGMRREAVQRGRVPPTQPHHGQFALTNGDPLHCHSYLSGYISLLLRAEPYPTSRYGSQCMQPNNIMGIENICELAARMLFSAVEWARNIPFFPDLQITDQVALLRLTWSELFVLNAAQCSMPLHVAPLLAAAGLHASPMSADRVVAFMDHIRIFQEQVEKLKALHVDSAEYSCLKAIVLFTTDACGLSDVAHVESLQEKSQCALEEYVRSQYPNQPTRFGKLLLRLPSLRTVSSSVIEQLFFVRLVGKTPIETLIRDMLLSGSSFNWPYMSIQ; translated from the exons ATGGCAATGGTAGTGTGGAGAGGCTCCCAGGACGATGTGGCTGACACCCAAGGCGCCCTTTCCTCGCAAACCCAAGGAGGACTATCTCTTCCTACCCCTCAACCAGGCCAGTTGAATCTGACAGCCTCTCAGGTCGCCCCTCCGACCCCTCAGACTCCGGTCCAAGGACCCCCGAACAACACACAGTCCACGCCGACGAACCAGACGACGCAGCAGTCGGAGAAACAGCCACAGCACATCGAATGTGTGGTCTGTGGGGATAAATCCAGTGGCAAACACTATGGCCAGTTTACTTGCGAGGGGTGCAAAAGCTTCTTCAAACGGAGCGTACGACGGAACCTCACCTACACATGCCGTGCCAACAGGAATTGTCCAATCGACCAACACCACCGCAATCAGTGTCAGTACTGCCGCCTCAAAAAATGCCTTAAAGTCGGCATGAGACGGGAAG CCGTGCAAAGGGGACGGGTGCCACCCACGCAGCCACACCATGGTCAGTTCGCCTTGACAAATGGAGACCCACTGCACTGCCATTCCTACTTATCCGGATATATCTCTCTTCTGTTGAGAGCGGAGCCCTACCCAACGTCCCGGTATGGCAGTCAATGCATGCAGCCCAACAATATCATGGGCATAGAGAACATTTGTGAACTGGCAGCCAGGATGCTCTTCAGCGCCGTGGAGTGGGCCAGGAATATTCCCTTCTTTCCAGACCTTCAGATCACAGACCAGGTGGCTCTGCTGAGGTTGACGTGGAGTGAGTTATTTGTGCTCAACGCCGCGCAGTGCTCCATGCCCCTGCATGTGGCTCCTCTCCTGGCGGCGGCTGGCCTTCACGCCTCCCCCATGTCTGCGGACAGAGTGGTGGCCTTTATGGACCACATTAGGATCTTCCAAGAACAAGTGGAAAAGCTGAAAGCTTTGCACGTTGACTCTGCCGAATATAGCTGCTTAAAAGCAATTGTGCTCTTCACTACAG ATGCTTGTGGGCTCTCAGATGTGGCCCATGTGGAAAGTTTGCAGGAGAAGTCCCAGTGCGCCCTGGAGGAATATGTCCGGAGCCAGTATCCCAACCAGCCAACACGGTTTGGGAAGTTGTTACTCCGCTTGCCTTCCCTCCGCACAGTCTCTTCCTCGGTCATAGAACAGTTATTTTTCGTCCGATTGGTAGGTAAAACCCCAATTGAAACTCTCATCAGGGATATGTTGCTTTCGGGGAGCAGTTTTAACTGGCCGTACATGTCCATTCAGTAA